The Echinicola rosea genome has a segment encoding these proteins:
- a CDS encoding response regulator transcription factor, translating into MEQKIRIALADDERLFRSALRHLLEHTENYEVVFDVGNGVELMENLAAARGDSKFPDIILMDLKMPEMNGVEATKVITKKYPDTNVVALTTHKGKAFILNMLNLGASGYITKDSSPETMLEVIREVASKGFFYSNEVLQIINGDFHNRNKKNSTSEFDANFITKREKEILLLLCQQYRTQEIAEKLFLSERTVEGHRNNLLSKTNSKNVVGLIVFGLQHEIIDVSDLTDPLKD; encoded by the coding sequence ATGGAGCAAAAAATACGGATAGCCTTAGCCGATGATGAACGGCTATTTCGGTCAGCACTTCGTCACTTGTTGGAGCACACCGAGAATTATGAAGTGGTCTTTGATGTAGGGAATGGTGTTGAACTGATGGAAAACCTGGCAGCAGCCAGAGGTGATAGCAAGTTCCCGGACATCATCCTGATGGACCTGAAGATGCCCGAAATGAATGGCGTGGAAGCGACCAAGGTGATTACCAAAAAATACCCTGACACCAATGTGGTGGCACTGACCACACACAAGGGCAAGGCATTTATTCTCAATATGCTAAATCTCGGTGCTTCTGGTTATATCACCAAGGATAGCAGTCCGGAAACCATGCTGGAAGTGATCAGGGAAGTGGCCAGCAAGGGATTTTTTTACAGTAATGAAGTCCTGCAGATCATCAATGGGGACTTTCATAACAGGAATAAGAAAAACAGTACGTCGGAGTTTGATGCCAACTTTATCACCAAGCGTGAAAAGGAGATTTTATTGCTTCTCTGTCAGCAATATAGGACTCAGGAAATTGCAGAAAAGCTCTTTTTAAGTGAACGGACGGTGGAAGGACACCGGAACAACCTGCTAAGTAAGACCAACTCTAAGAATGTGGTAGGCCTGATTGTGTTTGGCCTGCAGCATGAGATCATCGATGTTTCTGACCTGACCGATCCCCTGAAGGATTGA
- a CDS encoding sensor histidine kinase, whose protein sequence is MESTEFVRYITLAIGLVLVLAVVVIVSLELFRKKVIQEKMRNAELKLKHQTDLLHTVIRSQEEERRRVSDALHDDIGSKLTTIKLSLHQLSAGDKDGLLPEVLALSEKVISITRELSHAHSPVILEKFGLEAGIAELLDGLPRTEEGLSGELLASMQEELLDQESRLILYRITQELLNNTVKHAGASEVLIKIQIGPDGIDYLYRDNGKGFDGHRANAGIGMLNIQNRVAMMQGEMDLVTSAGNGITLTIKKDFNGAKNTDSLSR, encoded by the coding sequence ATGGAGAGTACGGAGTTCGTAAGGTATATCACCTTGGCCATCGGCCTGGTTTTGGTCTTGGCGGTAGTGGTGATCGTTTCCTTGGAGCTTTTCAGGAAAAAGGTCATCCAGGAAAAAATGCGGAATGCGGAGCTCAAGCTGAAGCATCAGACCGACTTATTACATACCGTGATCAGGTCTCAGGAAGAAGAGCGTCGCCGGGTATCGGATGCGCTGCATGATGACATCGGTTCGAAATTGACGACTATCAAATTAAGCCTGCACCAATTGTCCGCTGGAGACAAAGATGGGTTATTGCCTGAGGTGTTGGCCCTTTCAGAAAAAGTGATCAGCATTACCCGGGAACTCAGTCATGCCCATTCACCAGTGATCTTGGAAAAATTCGGACTGGAAGCCGGGATTGCTGAATTGCTTGATGGCCTTCCCCGTACTGAAGAGGGACTTTCCGGTGAATTGCTGGCTTCCATGCAGGAGGAGCTATTGGATCAGGAGAGCAGGTTGATCCTGTACCGGATCACTCAGGAGCTCCTGAACAATACCGTCAAACATGCAGGGGCCTCGGAAGTCCTTATCAAGATTCAGATAGGACCCGATGGAATTGACTATTTGTACAGGGACAATGGAAAGGGATTTGATGGGCATAGGGCCAATGCAGGTATTGGCATGCTGAATATCCAAAACAGGGTGGCCATGATGCAGGGAGAGATGGATTTGGTTACCAGCGCAGGAAATGGCATAACATTGACCATAAAAAAAGACTTTAATGGAGCAAAAAATACGGATAGCCTTAGCCGATGA
- a CDS encoding beta-L-arabinofuranosidase domain-containing protein, whose product MKINLLLAFSLFTFCCLSTSVQAQSGDQILDGIGETDLIARYLFDEDAKDWSRNNLHALVKGPDAAFVKDEKFGSVLTLSGKENPFVSIPAETLTGVESLSISGWVFLRNTLAGQVLFDIGTGNKSRFSVLPTGNGHKKNLITTINKPSGERIEILASPLPIGQWNHVTVVLDIPSKSVSYYINGKKAASSDDVVLDLSELFGNQVGKNHFSIGKPLTADAPYLDAKVHDVRIYRIPLNPRQVANIYDNASNKGENRVNERKGPQDDFQEFSHSHLQLYNEYLMEVADVQVETKVGHLPRLPRYLKGTYRDGINGPMVRVIWPAPKGNSAVLEPGQYTVIGKIAGSSIAPKAIVTIKESNGIAAPKQSLEAFGLDEVTLDADTHGHSSKFIENRDKFITTLAKTNPDDFLYMFRNAFGQKQPEGAKPLGVWDSQETKLRGHATGHYLTAIAQAYASTGYDLSLQADFADKMAYMVNTLFELSQLSGKPAASGKGYTADPLAVPVGPGKASYDSDLSEKGIRTDCWNWGEGYISAYPPDQFIMLEKGAKYGGQKDQVWAPYYTLHKILAGLMDIYDVSGNEKALEVAKGMGNWVAARLDKLPTETLISMWNTYIAGEFGGMNEAMARLYRMTGEPNYLAAAKLFDNITVFYGNADHTHGLAKNVDTFRGLHANQHIPQIMGALEMYRDTENAPYYRIADNFWHIATNDYMYSIGGVAGARTPANAECFTTEPATLYENGFSAGGQNETCATYNMLKLSRNLFLFQQNPAYMDYYERGLYNHILASVAEDSPANTYHVPLRPGSRKQFGNPEMKGFTCCNGTAIESSTKLQNSIYFKSIDNNSLYVNLFVPSTLHWRDRKVTIVQSTAFPKEDHSRLTIQGKGKFELKIRVPKWANKGMTVKINGQDQQIDAAPGSYATISRKWKDGDTIDIHIPFHFYLEPVMDQQNIASLFYGPILLAAQEDEPRKEWRKVTLDARDIGQSIIGNPEKLEFTIDGVPYKPFYDTYDRHSVYLDVTLE is encoded by the coding sequence ATGAAAATAAATCTGTTACTCGCCTTCTCATTATTTACCTTTTGCTGTTTAAGCACAAGTGTACAGGCCCAAAGCGGCGACCAGATCCTGGACGGTATCGGGGAAACAGACCTGATTGCCCGATACCTATTCGATGAAGATGCCAAGGATTGGTCACGAAACAACTTACATGCCCTCGTCAAAGGCCCTGATGCTGCCTTTGTCAAGGATGAAAAATTCGGTAGCGTACTTACCCTTTCCGGAAAAGAAAACCCCTTCGTTTCCATCCCTGCGGAGACGCTGACCGGAGTGGAATCATTAAGCATATCGGGCTGGGTATTCCTTAGAAACACCCTAGCCGGACAAGTGCTGTTTGATATCGGCACGGGCAATAAAAGTCGGTTTTCTGTACTTCCTACAGGAAACGGGCACAAGAAAAACCTTATCACCACCATCAACAAACCATCAGGAGAACGCATTGAAATCCTCGCCTCTCCCCTTCCCATTGGCCAGTGGAACCATGTGACCGTTGTCCTGGACATTCCCTCCAAATCCGTCAGCTACTACATAAACGGAAAAAAAGCAGCCTCAAGTGATGATGTCGTCCTTGACCTGTCCGAGCTATTTGGAAACCAGGTGGGCAAAAACCACTTTTCCATTGGAAAACCCCTGACAGCAGATGCCCCTTATCTGGATGCCAAAGTGCACGACGTCAGAATATACAGGATACCGCTAAATCCGCGACAGGTAGCCAATATCTACGACAATGCTTCAAACAAAGGGGAAAACAGGGTCAACGAACGAAAAGGGCCTCAGGATGATTTCCAGGAATTTTCGCACAGCCACCTCCAGTTGTACAACGAATACCTCATGGAAGTGGCCGATGTGCAGGTGGAAACAAAAGTAGGACATCTTCCACGCCTCCCGCGCTACCTTAAAGGAACTTATCGTGATGGCATTAACGGCCCCATGGTCCGGGTCATCTGGCCGGCCCCTAAAGGCAACAGCGCGGTACTTGAACCCGGACAATACACTGTTATCGGAAAAATTGCAGGTTCGTCGATTGCCCCGAAGGCCATCGTCACCATCAAGGAAAGTAACGGAATAGCTGCACCGAAACAGAGCCTCGAAGCCTTTGGCTTGGACGAGGTCACCTTGGATGCCGATACGCACGGACATTCCTCCAAATTCATTGAAAACCGTGACAAATTCATCACCACCTTGGCCAAAACCAATCCGGATGATTTTCTGTATATGTTCCGAAATGCCTTTGGCCAAAAGCAACCTGAAGGTGCCAAACCGCTGGGCGTATGGGACAGTCAGGAAACCAAGTTGCGAGGGCATGCCACAGGCCACTACCTGACGGCCATTGCCCAAGCCTACGCCAGCACAGGCTATGACTTGTCACTTCAGGCCGATTTTGCCGATAAGATGGCGTACATGGTCAATACCCTCTTCGAACTGTCCCAATTATCGGGAAAGCCGGCGGCTTCAGGAAAGGGATATACCGCTGATCCATTAGCTGTCCCTGTGGGACCGGGGAAGGCTTCCTACGACTCTGACTTGAGCGAAAAAGGCATTCGTACCGATTGCTGGAATTGGGGAGAGGGCTATATCAGCGCCTACCCGCCGGACCAGTTTATCATGCTCGAAAAGGGCGCCAAGTATGGCGGCCAAAAAGACCAGGTATGGGCTCCCTACTACACCCTTCATAAGATCTTGGCAGGACTAATGGACATTTATGATGTCAGTGGCAACGAAAAGGCCTTGGAAGTAGCCAAAGGTATGGGAAATTGGGTAGCGGCACGCCTGGACAAACTGCCTACCGAAACCCTGATCAGTATGTGGAACACTTATATCGCCGGAGAGTTTGGCGGGATGAACGAGGCGATGGCACGGCTTTACAGAATGACAGGTGAACCCAATTATTTGGCTGCGGCAAAATTGTTTGACAACATCACTGTTTTTTATGGTAATGCCGACCATACCCACGGACTGGCAAAAAATGTGGACACCTTCAGGGGATTGCATGCCAACCAGCACATTCCCCAAATCATGGGTGCACTGGAAATGTACCGTGATACCGAAAATGCCCCATACTACCGTATTGCAGACAATTTTTGGCACATCGCGACCAATGATTACATGTACAGTATCGGAGGGGTAGCCGGAGCCCGCACCCCGGCCAATGCCGAATGCTTCACCACGGAACCCGCTACTTTATACGAAAACGGTTTTTCAGCAGGAGGACAAAATGAAACCTGCGCAACTTATAACATGCTCAAGCTGAGCCGAAACCTGTTCCTGTTCCAGCAAAACCCCGCTTACATGGATTACTATGAGCGCGGACTGTACAATCACATTCTAGCATCGGTGGCAGAAGACTCCCCTGCCAATACTTACCATGTTCCCTTGCGACCAGGATCCAGAAAGCAATTTGGCAACCCCGAAATGAAGGGCTTTACTTGCTGCAACGGAACGGCCATCGAAAGCAGTACCAAATTGCAAAACTCCATTTATTTTAAAAGTATCGACAATAACAGCTTATACGTCAACCTTTTTGTTCCCTCCACCCTCCATTGGAGAGATCGAAAGGTGACCATCGTCCAGTCCACTGCTTTCCCAAAAGAAGACCACAGTCGGCTTACCATTCAGGGAAAGGGTAAATTTGAGTTAAAAATCCGCGTTCCCAAATGGGCCAATAAAGGGATGACGGTCAAAATAAATGGCCAAGATCAGCAGATCGATGCCGCACCGGGAAGCTACGCCACGATCAGCCGTAAATGGAAAGATGGCGATACCATCGATATCCACATCCCGTTCCATTTCTATCTCGAACCTGTCATGGACCAACAGAACATCGCCAGCCTATTCTATGGGCCGATACTGCTGGCCGCCCAGGAAGACGAGCCCAGAAAGGAGTGGCGAAAAGTAACCCTTGATGCCAGGGACATTGGCCAATCGATCATCGGCAATCCGGAAAAACTGGAGTTCACCATTGACGGAGTGCCCTACAAACCTTTTTACGACACCTATGACAGGCACTCGGTTTACCTGGACGTGACCTTGGAGTAA
- a CDS encoding DUF4625 domain-containing protein, whose amino-acid sequence MKKNWYILLMALLFSACGDDEKPVIDTEYPEIIVTESSFPLQCSVLERGSTVQFNATFRDNVELGGFSVDIHHNFDHHTHSTEVNDCDVDPIKSPVEPMLFIQTYTIPSGLQEYEGTAEIDIPADIDPGDYHFMIRVTDKEGWQTIQGLSIKIE is encoded by the coding sequence ATGAAAAAAAACTGGTACATCTTGTTGATGGCGCTGCTATTTTCGGCTTGTGGTGACGATGAAAAGCCCGTCATTGATACCGAATATCCTGAGATCATCGTGACCGAATCGTCCTTTCCTCTCCAGTGCAGTGTCTTGGAAAGGGGATCTACCGTGCAGTTCAATGCCACGTTTAGGGATAATGTCGAGCTGGGAGGATTTAGCGTGGATATTCATCACAATTTTGACCACCATACCCACAGCACCGAAGTGAATGACTGTGATGTGGATCCTATCAAGTCCCCTGTTGAGCCGATGTTGTTTATCCAGACCTATACCATTCCTTCCGGGCTACAGGAATATGAAGGCACTGCGGAAATTGACATCCCGGCAGACATCGATCCGGGGGATTATCATTTTATGATCCGCGTGACCGATAAGGAAGGGTGGCAGACCATCCAGGGACTGAGTATTAAGATAGAGTAA
- a CDS encoding DUF4625 domain-containing protein, with the protein MNKLKRTFLISLLGLALFSCQDDEDQTFDAPIISSFEFGEGSTHSTEPVAYRGSDLHMEASIQAEVNVASITVSIHGHDLEVGEGETEWDFSQTYTDEKYMVKNPTFHEHIDIPATAPVGEYHVVLEVTDELGNTTEEEGHLEIMSPVTISEFHMDETVVRGTDFHVDFMIEAIHGIHAISVDIHAHGLTPVEGETEWHLDQVYEEGYHGLTEAEFHEHIDVPSTAPAGEYHVVFSVEDEEGNIQEYDTHLDVTAN; encoded by the coding sequence ATGAACAAACTGAAACGCACATTTCTAATTTCACTTTTGGGCTTGGCCTTGTTCTCTTGTCAGGACGACGAAGACCAAACGTTTGACGCGCCCATCATTTCCTCATTTGAATTTGGAGAGGGCAGTACTCATTCTACCGAACCCGTGGCCTACCGAGGTTCAGACCTTCATATGGAAGCCAGTATCCAAGCGGAGGTAAACGTCGCATCCATCACGGTATCCATCCATGGCCATGACCTGGAAGTGGGCGAAGGAGAAACCGAATGGGATTTTTCACAAACCTATACCGATGAAAAGTACATGGTCAAAAATCCAACCTTCCATGAACACATTGATATTCCGGCCACAGCTCCAGTTGGTGAATACCACGTGGTCTTGGAAGTAACGGACGAATTAGGAAACACCACTGAAGAAGAAGGACACTTAGAGATCATGTCTCCTGTGACCATCAGTGAATTCCACATGGATGAGACCGTTGTAAGGGGAACTGATTTCCACGTGGATTTCATGATTGAGGCGATCCACGGTATCCATGCTATCTCTGTGGATATCCACGCCCATGGCCTAACACCCGTGGAAGGAGAAACTGAATGGCATCTTGACCAAGTATATGAAGAAGGATACCATGGCCTTACCGAGGCTGAATTTCATGAGCATATCGATGTACCTTCCACTGCTCCTGCCGGAGAATACCACGTGGTGTTCAGTGTAGAAGACGAAGAGGGAAACATACAGGAATATGACACCCATCTTGATGTGACTGCCAATTGA
- a CDS encoding DUF3299 domain-containing protein → MFRTSLLILLFIISLTGYSQTKITWETLADVSFTDKYSEEVDAYYYFPKFGPSVLELADKEVVIRGYLLEIDADEDVYILSANPFSACFFCGAAGPESIIELKVSKDHPRFKMDEILTFKGKLKLNATDIYQCNYILEDATVHK, encoded by the coding sequence ATGTTTAGGACCAGTTTATTAATACTCCTTTTTATTATTTCCCTTACCGGATATTCTCAGACGAAGATTACATGGGAAACGTTGGCAGATGTTTCATTTACAGATAAATATAGCGAGGAGGTGGATGCCTATTATTACTTCCCGAAATTTGGGCCTTCCGTTTTGGAACTGGCGGATAAGGAAGTGGTCATCCGTGGGTATTTGCTCGAGATCGATGCGGACGAGGACGTCTATATTCTCTCAGCCAATCCCTTTTCTGCCTGTTTTTTTTGTGGGGCTGCCGGACCAGAATCGATTATCGAACTAAAAGTTTCCAAGGACCATCCACGGTTCAAAATGGATGAAATATTGACCTTTAAAGGAAAGCTCAAGCTTAATGCAACGGACATTTACCAATGTAATTATATCCTCGAAGACGCTACCGTCCATAAATAG
- a CDS encoding ABC transporter permease: MNIFRLSIKNITAKPLSTGLSLLLLSLGVGLISLMLHLDQHLKAQMNSNIRGIDMVVGAKGSPLQLILSAVFQVDVPTGNIQLSEANRLLKNRLVEYGIPLSYGDSYGGFRIVGTDGRYPENYAMKLQEGRLWGEFMEVTIGAAVARKTGLGIGDRFHGSHGLGEGGHVHDDHAYLITGIFEPSGTVVDQLILTDLQSVWDIHSHHGAHEVADKVREGENEKDHHAHEDKPKENKSHGHQEGHHHGDEANHLQEEAGASHSHEADKEITALLIKFKNPLGMVQLPRLVNEHTNMQAALPKYELAKLFSLMGMATSTLKMVAFIVILVSGISVFISLYLGLRERSYEMALLRTFGASRGQLLGLVFQEGVFIAVAGFLLGLVFSRLGLWVVGWLLKSEYHYEFYPSGPILGEGYLFAVTLAIGFLSALIPAISVYRIDISKSLSDV, encoded by the coding sequence ATGAATATTTTCCGCTTAAGTATCAAAAATATCACTGCCAAGCCACTTTCCACAGGATTGAGTTTGTTGTTGCTGTCTCTCGGGGTGGGACTGATCTCATTGATGCTGCATCTCGATCAGCACCTTAAGGCACAGATGAACTCCAATATCCGTGGCATAGACATGGTGGTGGGAGCAAAAGGCAGTCCACTGCAACTGATCCTTTCAGCTGTTTTTCAGGTGGATGTTCCGACGGGAAACATACAGCTCTCCGAGGCCAATAGGCTTTTGAAAAACAGGTTGGTCGAGTATGGCATTCCACTTTCATATGGGGATTCTTATGGTGGATTCAGAATTGTGGGCACCGATGGCCGGTATCCGGAAAACTATGCGATGAAACTCCAGGAAGGCCGGTTATGGGGGGAATTCATGGAAGTGACCATCGGAGCAGCAGTGGCCAGAAAAACAGGACTGGGGATAGGCGACAGGTTTCATGGTTCCCATGGGCTTGGAGAGGGTGGACATGTCCACGATGACCATGCCTATTTGATAACCGGAATATTCGAACCTTCAGGGACCGTGGTGGACCAATTGATCCTGACCGATCTGCAAAGTGTATGGGATATCCACAGCCATCATGGAGCGCATGAAGTAGCAGATAAAGTGCGTGAAGGAGAAAACGAAAAAGACCATCATGCTCATGAGGATAAACCCAAGGAAAATAAATCACATGGACATCAAGAAGGGCATCATCACGGAGACGAAGCAAATCACCTACAGGAGGAAGCAGGTGCATCCCATTCCCACGAAGCGGACAAGGAGATCACCGCTCTGCTGATCAAGTTTAAAAATCCGCTAGGTATGGTCCAGCTTCCCAGATTGGTCAACGAGCACACCAATATGCAGGCAGCCTTGCCCAAATACGAATTGGCAAAGCTCTTCAGTCTGATGGGGATGGCGACCTCCACTCTTAAGATGGTGGCTTTTATTGTGATCTTGGTCTCGGGCATCAGCGTTTTCATCAGCTTGTACTTGGGACTTCGGGAACGTTCTTACGAGATGGCACTTTTGAGGACGTTTGGCGCGTCCAGGGGGCAATTGCTTGGACTGGTCTTTCAGGAAGGAGTGTTTATTGCTGTTGCAGGATTCTTACTGGGATTGGTCTTCAGTAGGCTGGGACTCTGGGTGGTTGGATGGCTGCTGAAATCCGAATATCATTATGAATTTTACCCATCAGGGCCAATTTTGGGAGAAGGTTACTTGTTTGCGGTGACCTTGGCCATAGGGTTTCTTTCAGCGCTCATTCCAGCGATTTCAGTTTATAGAATCGACATTTCAAAAAGTCTATCAGATGTTTAG
- a CDS encoding ABC transporter ATP-binding protein has protein sequence MLITQSVSFEYNKDNQFEFPDLNVPEGTDLLILGESGVGKTTFLHLIAGLLKPKNGSIQIGETDIAQLRGKQLDTFRGGHVGIVFQRAHFIQSLTLEENLEMVRFLANKPQDSHQIREVLDGLGLLDKLKSYPRQLSQGEQQRASIALAVINRPKLILADEPTAALDDKNCFRVIELLKRQTVKTNSSLIIITHDQRLKSEFPVSVTLPAIQSVSSIN, from the coding sequence ATGCTAATTACCCAATCAGTTTCATTTGAATACAATAAGGACAACCAATTCGAATTTCCAGACCTGAACGTTCCCGAAGGGACAGATTTATTGATTCTTGGGGAGTCCGGTGTCGGCAAGACGACCTTTTTACACCTGATAGCAGGCTTGTTGAAGCCAAAAAACGGTAGCATCCAGATAGGAGAAACAGATATTGCCCAATTGCGCGGAAAGCAATTGGATACTTTTAGAGGCGGCCATGTCGGGATCGTTTTCCAGCGTGCCCATTTTATCCAGTCCCTTACATTGGAGGAAAACCTGGAGATGGTCAGGTTTTTGGCAAACAAACCGCAGGATTCCCATCAAATCAGGGAGGTGCTGGATGGTCTGGGATTGCTGGATAAGCTCAAAAGCTACCCACGTCAGCTGTCTCAGGGAGAGCAGCAGCGGGCGTCCATTGCGTTGGCCGTTATCAACCGTCCCAAACTGATCCTCGCCGACGAACCAACAGCCGCACTGGATGATAAAAATTGCTTTCGGGTCATCGAGCTGCTGAAAAGGCAGACTGTCAAGACCAATTCCAGCTTGATCATCATCACGCATGATCAACGCTTGAAGTCCGAATTTCCCGTTTCGGTAACACTTCCTGCCATCCAGTCAGTCTCTTCTATAAATTGA
- a CDS encoding class I SAM-dependent methyltransferase, with protein sequence MNNLFINHSPFSRREAVTPSLELPNKILKRIGLRLNHHFDTMRDMCSVEQRINLFHLLTRVLQDDVEGEIVELGTFTGQCALLFQKVNSQFGLVKHLHVFDSFETKFTEKGDILSLLKANFEAAGLKLPVVHKGYYQETLPDQLPDTIAFAHIDCGCGDDPLLHKALVLDCLDHIYSRLAPNGICVFMDYFDPEDGDKLTLAHKLHKINPGARLAVDEFFDDKPEQVITMFGGPASHAFIKKLSR encoded by the coding sequence ATGAATAACCTGTTTATCAATCATTCTCCTTTTAGCAGAAGGGAGGCAGTGACGCCGTCTCTTGAACTTCCCAATAAAATCCTCAAAAGGATCGGCCTTCGCCTGAATCATCATTTTGATACCATGCGCGACATGTGCAGCGTGGAACAACGGATCAATTTGTTTCATCTGTTGACGCGGGTACTGCAAGATGATGTGGAAGGAGAAATAGTGGAGTTGGGCACTTTTACCGGTCAGTGCGCATTGCTGTTTCAGAAAGTGAACAGCCAATTTGGACTTGTTAAACACTTACACGTATTTGACAGTTTTGAAACCAAATTTACAGAGAAGGGAGATATCCTATCCCTGTTGAAGGCGAACTTTGAGGCCGCTGGGCTTAAGCTCCCGGTGGTTCACAAAGGGTATTATCAGGAAACTCTTCCTGATCAGCTTCCCGATACGATCGCGTTTGCTCATATCGATTGTGGATGTGGAGACGATCCCCTTTTGCACAAAGCATTGGTGTTGGACTGTCTGGACCATATATATTCCCGGTTGGCTCCAAATGGAATTTGTGTATTTATGGATTATTTTGATCCTGAAGATGGGGATAAACTGACCCTTGCCCATAAGCTACACAAAATAAATCCCGGCGCGCGTTTGGCAGTCGATGAATTTTTCGATGATAAGCCAGAGCAGGTAATTACCATGTTTGGCGGTCCTGCATCCCATGCGTTTATCAAGAAGCTAAGCCGGTAA
- a CDS encoding RagB/SusD family nutrient uptake outer membrane protein encodes MKFRPIKNIAYLALASAMLGSFACDSSYLEEVPYGEVAPDEMSKPENIERAIIASYSILNGQFDGASSAFNSPASNWSFGDAISDDAYKGGGGTGDQNQIHQMEIFNTNPTITDVNRKWLALYEGVKRANYALRLLQNSESFDAGLKQSREGELRFLRGHFYFELKKIYHNIPYIDEQAETVDDYYVGNIALTDEELWGKIEEDFSAAYELLPTDQTDAGRPGKYAAMAYLAKTYAFQEKWQACLDATNEVIASGKYALLPHFRDVFLPENDNSEEIIFAVQHSVNDGEPSNYNGSIGDRLSAPGGPYYNQYGFHRPSQNLINAFETNAEGMPVVGDQLADGDFLDPRLDHTVGRPGIPYLDLNILYEASWARDLSTYGPFAPKKRIVSALSDLQTPTWPYISALNYYIIRYADLLLWKAEAQVALGDLEGARQTVNEVRGRAAESQVVTQLDSDQPADNYRVAMYDEPWTDAAQAQALVRLERRLELAMEGHRFFDLVRWGVAAETMNNYLEEEKQIRSHLINATFVAGKHEYFPIPQTYLDMMGPDLAEQNPNY; translated from the coding sequence ATGAAATTCAGACCAATAAAAAATATAGCATACCTGGCATTGGCATCTGCGATGTTGGGGTCTTTTGCCTGCGATTCCAGTTACTTGGAAGAAGTGCCTTACGGAGAAGTGGCTCCCGATGAGATGAGCAAACCGGAAAATATCGAGCGTGCCATCATCGCGTCTTATAGTATCCTGAACGGCCAGTTTGATGGAGCATCCAGTGCTTTTAACAGCCCTGCCTCCAATTGGAGCTTTGGAGACGCCATCTCAGATGACGCTTACAAAGGTGGCGGCGGTACCGGGGACCAGAACCAGATCCATCAAATGGAAATCTTCAATACCAACCCGACCATTACGGATGTCAACCGGAAATGGCTGGCGCTTTATGAAGGTGTGAAAAGGGCCAATTATGCCTTAAGGTTACTTCAGAACAGCGAATCGTTTGATGCCGGTCTCAAGCAGTCCCGGGAGGGAGAGCTCCGGTTTTTAAGGGGACATTTCTATTTTGAGTTGAAGAAAATATACCATAATATTCCCTACATCGATGAACAGGCTGAGACGGTAGATGATTATTACGTGGGAAACATCGCACTGACCGATGAAGAGCTGTGGGGCAAGATAGAAGAGGACTTCAGTGCGGCCTATGAGCTGCTGCCGACAGACCAAACCGATGCGGGCCGTCCCGGAAAGTATGCCGCTATGGCCTATTTGGCAAAAACCTACGCTTTTCAGGAGAAATGGCAGGCTTGCTTAGATGCAACCAATGAGGTGATCGCCTCTGGGAAATATGCACTCTTGCCACACTTTCGAGATGTTTTTTTACCGGAGAATGACAATAGTGAAGAGATTATCTTTGCTGTACAACATTCTGTCAACGATGGCGAGCCCAGCAATTATAACGGTAGCATCGGAGACCGTCTTTCTGCACCGGGTGGGCCGTATTATAACCAGTATGGTTTTCACCGTCCCAGCCAGAACCTGATCAATGCTTTTGAAACCAATGCCGAGGGGATGCCTGTAGTGGGGGACCAGCTGGCAGATGGTGACTTCCTGGATCCACGACTCGACCATACGGTGGGAAGGCCTGGAATTCCTTATCTGGATCTGAATATTCTATATGAGGCATCGTGGGCTCGTGATTTATCTACTTATGGCCCTTTCGCGCCCAAAAAGCGAATCGTATCCGCACTATCGGATTTACAGACACCTACTTGGCCCTACATTAGTGCGCTGAACTACTATATCATCCGCTATGCCGACCTGTTGCTTTGGAAGGCCGAAGCGCAAGTGGCCCTAGGCGATCTGGAAGGGGCTAGACAGACGGTAAATGAAGTCAGGGGTCGGGCTGCCGAAAGTCAAGTGGTGACACAGCTGGACAGTGACCAGCCTGCTGATAACTACCGGGTGGCCATGTATGATGAGCCTTGGACAGATGCTGCACAGGCACAAGCATTAGTGAGGTTGGAGAGAAGGCTGGAGTTGGCCATGGAAGGTCATCGGTTCTTTGACCTGGTCCGTTGGGGCGTGGCCGCTGAAACCATGAACAACTACCTGGAAGAGGAGAAGCAGATCAGGTCTCACTTGATCAATGCCACTTTTGTGGCGGGAAAACATGAATACTTTCCCATCCCCCAAACCTATTTGGACATGATGGGGCCTGATTTGGCAGAACAGAATCCCAACTATTAA